One Fuerstiella marisgermanici DNA window includes the following coding sequences:
- a CDS encoding RNA polymerase sigma factor has protein sequence MPLTEKDRKLVNDLLSGASGAWNLFVDRYANLIVQVIRHTASAHSLKLNADDVDDLTAEVFTALLDRNLAAIRAFRGRSSFATYLTVIVRRVVLRKLTQRRYLQAFGHVKAHQASFAETADDGSANRVDAKDEVDSLMTRLPQNLRSVVESFYLEGKSYREISRLLSLPKNSIGPMIARAKDLLRSREPESS, from the coding sequence ATGCCACTCACTGAAAAAGACAGAAAACTCGTAAACGATCTGCTTTCCGGGGCATCCGGAGCGTGGAATCTGTTTGTGGACCGTTACGCAAACCTGATCGTGCAGGTCATTCGACACACGGCATCGGCTCATAGTTTAAAGCTTAACGCTGACGACGTGGACGATCTGACGGCGGAGGTCTTCACTGCGTTGTTGGACCGCAATTTGGCAGCGATCCGTGCGTTTCGTGGGCGTAGTTCCTTCGCCACCTACTTGACAGTGATTGTGCGTCGCGTGGTGCTTCGAAAACTGACGCAGCGACGATACCTGCAGGCCTTCGGCCATGTGAAGGCTCACCAGGCAAGCTTTGCTGAGACCGCGGATGACGGTAGTGCGAATCGCGTTGATGCGAAGGACGAAGTGGATTCGCTGATGACGCGGTTGCCACAGAACCTGCGATCTGTCGTCGAGTCGTTTTATTTGGAAGGCAAAAGCTATCGTGAGATCAGCCGCCTGTTGAGCCTGCCGAAGAATTCCATCGGGCCGATGATCGCACGAGCCAAAGACTTGCTGCGAAGTCGCGAGCCGGAATCTTCTTAA
- a CDS encoding ferredoxin family protein yields the protein MTHVVAEPCFNCKYTDCVVVCPVECFYEGESILVIHPDECIDCEACVPECPVEAIFHEDNVPEQWAAYTELNAEMAPQWPVITEQKTSMAESDGNCPSAQ from the coding sequence ATGACTCACGTTGTTGCTGAACCGTGCTTCAATTGCAAATACACCGACTGCGTTGTTGTTTGCCCCGTTGAGTGCTTCTACGAAGGCGAATCGATCCTCGTGATTCACCCGGACGAATGCATCGACTGTGAGGCTTGCGTTCCGGAATGTCCCGTGGAAGCGATCTTCCACGAAGACAACGTTCCCGAACAATGGGCGGCCTACACCGAACTGAACGCCGAAATGGCGCCTCAGTGGCCAGTAATTACTGAGCAGAAGACATCAATGGCCGAAAGCGACGGCAACTGCCCGTCCGCCCAGTAG